The Haliotis asinina isolate JCU_RB_2024 chromosome 3, JCU_Hal_asi_v2, whole genome shotgun sequence genome segment TTCCAGTTTCAGAATCTCATCTCACTGGGGCCCCTTTCCAATTTAAATGtagttgtttgtttctattAGAATTACATGTCATAAACAGTTGATCCCTAGTGTTACAGAAGCGAACACATTTACTTCACATACAAACATAAGAACTGTTGGCCTTTATGCTTTGTCTATTCAAACGGAGAATTTGGAATCTTCAATGCTGACTGGTTGGGGAGAAAGTTGGGCTAAGGTGGTCCCAATGGAGGCATTGTTAGATCATCACACAGGGATGTATCACAGAAAATaaaatgatttgaaagtggACCCTGAAAAATACTAATCACCCTTCCAAAgggatatgaaatatatttatatttattaatcAGTTTGGCTGTGAAATAACAAGCATATCCCTCCTAAAGAAAAAGCATTAAAACCTCTCTTGTCAATGGGAACTGACAGCTTCTAAagatatagtctgtttgcagtgaaaacataccaaCGAATTTCAATATGAACAAAAAGGGAaaacaaataaagtgaaattatgaTTGTGAATCcttataattttaccttgccagttGCACATTTATATCTCATAATTTTATTCAgattaggataaaagttgtttaacaaacgatcatagtttcaaatcattATTACCAACTGCAATCGTAATTTCACTTTCACAGACTATACTTAATCTCAGACCATAAattcatacatgaatacatgacctCTCTCAGACAATCAGATCTGAGAGGTACAAGAAACAGTGCAACATTTGGGACAGCACACTCTAGAATGTCACTTTTTGCAGCAGCTGTTTCCGTGCATgaattatgacatgtgacaaatgGATCTAGACAGAGCAGCAGTACACAAACATCTATACTATGTGCAGGCTACAAACGCAGTTGTATTCAAATTCAGTATAGGAAAATATAGCTTGAATGCAAAACAGTTTGAACTAGTGAAACTTCTTGCAATGCATTATTCTCATATGAATGATATCATTAGGCACCTGCCAGGTTAAATTAAGTATATCAGTACGATATTAACAAAAAGCATGCTCCATTGCAAGTTATTTGTCACTAAAAAATTACTTACAAGAAAaagttttttattttaaaaaagacGTGGTACACAGTGCCTGAGCAGGGAACACATACGAAATCAACATGAAATCAATGCTACACTATCTGAAATGTTCATGAACCATAATGTGCAATagttgaaaaaataacaaagcTCATTATGAACACTTTTCCAACATAAACATTTGCTATGAAACTAAATATTACACTTGTTTTACAGTAAAACAATGTGCATTATACAcaagaaatgtgaaaatgtgatgaAACTTTTCTGGTTAAATGTAATAATAGTGCTTATAAGGAACACTTGCAAAAGTATTGGATCTGGGCTCCTGATAAAGTGACAGTGGTATACTTAGCCTACTTATGTAAGTCAATACATGAGCTGCTAGTTAGTTGTTACTTAACACATTAGTCAATAAAGGAGAGTGTGAGTCTGTGTGAATAGAGAAAGAGACAGCATCTCCACATGAGATACACTGGCCTGGTTGGACCTGGCAGTTACAGAATATAGACTCAAATATAAATTTAAAACATACTGAATAGAGAATACAGACTTAGATTTTCTGATTTCCCCATATATTCACAACTGTTTTGAGCCTTGTTCTCTCATGGATACCCAATGCCATTAGCAAATGATGACCCTTTTGTTCACTGATCTTAAGATATTCTTgaaaattttgtaaaatataatttcatGAATGCACCTAAGTAGCATGATTTAGGCAAATACAAGatacagaaaatgaaacatgcTTCACTAGTGGCATTGTCACTCCAAAGTTAAAGGAACAAGTTTTCAGTTGAATCTCATGAtgtaggggcagtggggtagcctaatggttaaagtgtttgctcgtcacgccgacgacccgggttcgattccccacgtgggtacaatgtgtgaagcctattttctggtgtcccccgccgtgatattgctggaatattgctaaacgcggcgtaaaactagactcactcactcactcattcatgatgTGATTACAAGCAGAATTTACCCATGATTCCAGTGATCATACTGACATATTCTCAATGTACAGGAAAAGGCCTATGTGAACATCTAGTGCAGAACGCATGCACTGGTGCACTGGAAGAACTGAGGGTCCAGAGGAGTCCTCGCTGTCTGTTGACAATATTGTTGTCACAGGAAGAAGTACATGGGACTGATGTATCAAGGAACTGAAGGAGGGTCCAGAAGGGTCCTCACTGTCTGTTGACAATACTGTTGTGCCACAGGCAGAGGTACATGGGATTTACTTATCAGTGAACTGTTTTCACAAATTAACTGCCTTTAACCATGAACAGCCAAGATGCTCAACCAACAAAAACAGGTGTTTGAAGACGTACCTACCCCAATAACAGTACTGTCTGTGTGTTTGGTATCTTGGATGTAAAGATCTATGTGGTTTACTATTTTAATTCCCTATTTTATGACAAGAATAATTCATTTAATGACAAAACCGTAATATGAAAGATCAAGAACATATTACTGACACAAAAACCCATTTTTGTTCTCAGTGACAATTTGTAATATCAATAATTCACTTCTAGTACACATCACAATAAAAAAATTACTATTCAATCATTATGTCCAACCTATCATGCATTACactattttgttatattttttggTTGCTTGTATGTTGTAAATGGATTTCAGAACATTTTGCCATTAACTAATAAATAACGTAACAAAATTCATCAATgattttgtgaataaaatattgatatcaTTGTTACAGGGAATAATAACTAAACACTCCCTCAGAGACATGAACCTGACTTTTCACAGAAATCCAAAATGGTCCTTAGAAAGCGTAACAAATGACACCCAAGTTAAAGAGAAGCATAGGTACTAATGTTTAAGTGCTTCTTCATTTTGATTCCATTAAGTAAATAAAATATTAGTTacgttaaacaacattttatacatcagaaatggtcttcaagcAGCAAGCAACATCATCTGTGTTCTGTGGTGCTCTGTCAGATAGAATGTGAAAGGCcacaaaaatacacacacatctagAAAAATCCACACGATCGGGTCAGCAATTGGTGACCTTGTTTAGCAAGGTGAGTGAAGTGTGCTAAAACGGCAGAGGTAACAGAAGACCCACAGGTTAAGCAAGAAGCTTTTTCAAGCAAATATTGAGAAGCATCAAATCGGCATTGCTCAACAATATAGTCTAGAGCTCCTGACAAAAGTGTTATGTCTAATATGCTTAGCCTTGGCACTGTAGTAAAGTTTTGTCAAtgcaatatattacaaagaCACATTTGTAACAACCATTCATAATTACTAGCTTCTATTATCAAAGAACAGAATTTATCCTCCAAATCACAATGCATCTAAATGCGTATTTCCACACTGATCATTTTTGTGAACTGATTGCAAGCTTTTCAATGACTAAACTTATGTCTTTGATACATTGGATGACAAAACTTTATTAGCCCTCAGAACTAAAGAGTTAAACCAAGTGGGGCTACTCCAGTGAGACTCACAGGTAAATCAAGGGGATTCCTTTGAGAATtgctctgaaacaaacacacccaTGCAACATAATTAAGACAAAAAAAGCACATTGTCCAAGTAAAgtgaataaaaaatatcacccccccaaaaaaaaaaatgaaaaagaaaagcaCATGAACTGACTGTGATTAGAAACTATCACTGCCTAGAAACAAATAGACAATGATGTATATGTCACACAAAACACCAGTTATTGATGGTTTTTGTATTAATAAACCATTCGTATCCTACTGTGActataaatgtaaacaaacgtcCACATACCATATGGTTAGAGATTATTATTTCATACTGACCACTCACAAATAAAATCTAGATATGAACAGCACAATATTAATTTTGCCCACATTTACATCTAACCACACACATAAGACTTgcaatattccaatacaaaATCTACAGTAACCACACTTTCAATTATCAGAGAATTTCAGTTCCCtggttattattttttaaaggtcacatgcaaccaaaaaattaaacataattaaaacacagttatcacttattcttgttatataaaatgcattggtgaaaaaacaaacaaaattataagcctataatcacaaatcaaaagtgcaatattttgtacttgggtttacctccctcaaaAATAAGCAGATGCAATACTGAAGccagtcagagccggtgggtgtgcactaAAGTGTGAAAAAAAGCCTTTTcactggccactggttcattcaCCAATACGCTTAGTTGGTTCTTTGTTCATGGCTTATAAGCccaataggtgttaatttcatattgcatgtggtcagtgtttgaagttgtgcattgcatattgtcaataaaccagacattgagttttctcctTGACAGAGTCCATTTATCACAATCGACATGTTTTGTGGTTTttaatgtaacaagtagataatttacttttttgtgtacacaaccaagattagactattgcTGAAGACTCCATACTCctggcaggcatactgtttcaagctctgcgaacctattcaaTGCACATTCGTTATACGCActgcatagctgttgaaaccactctTTCCCACAGCGCTGGGgcaaaattagtgaatcgtttgaagtccgattttgcgggcttttttttcaatcacatttttttttcaactttataggatGAATTGGCATATTTgaagatttgtttcagtaagtgcataccaaaaggtataagaatctacaaagttgtgttttacgttgcatgtgaccattaaaaaaatatgtttaagcaCAATAACTATTCCTGGGTGCTGGTACATCAGTTTTTAGACCgagattttaacatttctttgcAAAGCCAGCAACTGTGAAGTTTTTTATGCATTATTAGCAgtcattaaatatttataacatttgCTTCTCTTCAGCCACCAAGATAGATAATCAGAAGTGATGGTTCTGGCTGGGCTATACGTGTTGCCACCTGTAATCAGATATTGCTGACCAATCCTGTAATCAAACATTGCTGACCACCAGAATGCAGACTGTAAACCTATCCCACTTAACCACATGGATTGATATTTTCCTGACCAAGTTTCCTATTCATATTCCTGTATGTAATTCTGTGTAATTACCTACTGTGAATTGGTCTAAAGATTTTGACCAGTTAGAAAATGTGACAGACTAAAGGAAATTAAGTACTGTTTCCAATGTATCAGAAACTATCTAAACACACAATTCTGGGGAGACTTTAACCCACATGATCACTCTTTGTGtggaaaacatttgtattgcCAGAATTGTTATGTTATTCTAAGAAAATAATATTATAGAAAAAAACAATACATGGATGACAGTGGGACTATGGGACTACAGGACAAATGGCACACTCTCTTCTGGCAATGGGAAAATTTCAATCACCATTACATCTTGAAGGCATACCAGTATTGTAAGTATTTGCAGCAAATTGTCTTTGAATTCTCAAAGTAATTAAGTTCTTCTGCCTCACATTTTCGCTGTGGACATGAGTGCTGAAATTTCCTGTGTTGCCAGTAAAGAAGTTTGAGTTCAAGAGTGGCATATCCAAATAGGATGTTGTAGTTTGCTATATGGTGTCCACTGAAACACATGGAACAATGGGACTTGCCATTTCCTGGTGCTCTGCATTGAGGGGATAAAACGGGATCAAGTTGCCCTGGAATCAGGGAACTGTGTCTGAGGGGGATATCCATGATTAAAATGTGACCCTCAGCACTACTAAACCAGTAATAAAGTTAAGAAAAATCCACGCAGGTTTTATTTGCTATTAGCACAAACATGGCAGAATATTCATCAATTTTCAGGACACTAAGAATGGGCTCAGTATCTTAAGGAGAACTGAAGTCCTGTCTTGAGCAAGACAAGGGGACACTTcacccactagactaccctgAAGCCCCAGCATGTGCCTCACCTTGTTGTCTCTCTCCTCAAGATGGAAGTCCATGGAGATATCAGCATCTGCGATTGGCTGCAGCTGAGTCCGAGACATCCTGTTCTGTGTTGTCATGGGGTTGATGCTCAGCACCTGAACACCTGGcaacatcacaaccacagactAATACCTCAAGCTTCTAGATCGAGATTTCAAAATAAAGCAAgtaaattttttttaaagtataACTAATTATGATTAATGATCCAACACAAGTCAACTGGAAAAGGTTTCATTAAAATGTTCTGCTGTCAACTACCTACATCGGAAGAGAGCAATATGAGACATTACACTTATATCAGATCTCAAAATGTTTTAAGTTTTTATTCTTGAAGTTGACTTTCTATCTTTATTACGACGGTGCACAGAGAATCTCTTCACTCCTCTGTCACAACTTGCCATGGCAACACTTCAAATGACGATAATGAGGCcaaatggaaaaaaatgtgGTGTTTCTGATTACACCTCTTTCAAATTTTGGGTACGTAAGTAGGAtctattttttttacattttattttaaaagtaAAGTACAAACGAATGACGTATTTATCAATGTGTAATGTTTATTCAATCAAGTTAGTGGCTATCATGTCCACTCTCTATCAGGATGACCTATGTCCATCAGTGCCATGGAAAAACAATTATACCCGAAAGCTTATTTTATTCAAACCACTCAAATAAAATAGAGTCAGCACCAGAATTCAAGGGTCAGAGAGGTAACTGGAACCACAACACTTTATTTAGACCTGAAAGGCAGAGATACAGGTGACACAACTGATCTGTTAGTAACCCCCATAAAACTCAACAGTGCAtgaattatcaaaatatgaCACTAGGAGATGAGCATTCTTGTACCCCCTACACTGTTGGTGTAACGTGATGTACAATAGAGTTCTGTTCAACAGATCCTCTACATCCCACATGTGTTACATCTGACTAATCTACTCCAATGTCATGAGTGGCTGGCTTACCACGGATTGTCTCAAGGTTGGCGTAAGTCTGGACTTCGTCTGTGGGGGCGCCAGACATGGAGTAATGACCACTCCTCAGAAAGGATGCTCGTTCTCGGTTTTTGGTGCTTTCTCTCCTGATTGGCATACGTTCAAGTGTTGGACTTGCTGGTTGCTTAAAATGCGAGTAAAATGTCAAATCTATAATACCTGACTGATCCAAAGATGTTTTCAGCAAGAACTTTCACACTACAAAACAAATCAGTCCCTGACAAGAAAAGGGATTTATCACTGCATTCAAGATGCATTACAGccccaggcagggtaacaacatgtattgtctttttgtattgtttctgtgTGACCATGGATCAAACCAGTGGACTTCCTGTCTTTAGGCAGATGCTCTATCCTCAATGCCATGGCAGCAGTACAAGAACCAGTAGTACATAGAGTGTATGTGAGTGGGTATGGCTTATACTCATATTGGTAACACAACCAGTATACAACATACGGTATCTTTTAAGGAAAAGGCATTTAAAATACCCAACTGTGGGTAAGTTCAGTTTCGTTCTAATGAAATTGTACATCATGAATCCCTCATTTCCCACAAACATTAACCAACACAAGACATTTATCACTTTGGTGAAGCCAATTCATAAGGTTATAGTGCTGATAAATAGTAGTAGATCCTGCCGGATCTATTTGACAGAACACACACTAGAACACATAGGTTCATGGAGGATGAATGGCAGTCCACTGAACCACCTCTGTCTTCAGAGTTGATGAACCAGAGGGTATCATGCCATTCAAGTACTTTCAGAAAGTGATGCAACAGAGTTGGTCTAAGTGCAGAACCACCCAGGTGGTATCCATTCTAACTGAGTGTATTGAGACTGTCTTACCCCAACATCCTTGTTAGTGAAGATATCCTTCACATGGATCTtgttctgtttctgtttcttcctcATTGTGGTGGTCAATGTGTCAATACGTTTCCGCACCGCCTCCGCCTGGGGGGCAGACAACTCATCTGTCAAACCCTCCAGATCATCATCACTCAGCTCCTTGCCCTCTGCAACACAGTATCAAAACAACAATTATGTAAGATGGAGGAGTGCAGAGATATCTTGAGTTCATATACACATTAAGGTTTTGATGTCTAACCCCTCCATTAAGTTCTCATCACCTCCATCAAGTTctcatacagcaatattccaggtagaTGAAAACAATCCATGAATAATCTGAACCTGGCAAAAACAGGGTACAAAGACATGCATTCCTGTCAATCACTCTCAGCCTGACCATCACCATCCAGTAGCCATCAATAGCCCTGGGTAAGGACCAGTTACTAACACTCACTGGCTAGTGTTCAAGTCTAGGCATGGGTAAAGTTTATTGACTACCAGAAAATATATCATAGCCACCCCTGGGTCACAAAGGGATAGTTACTGACAGACTAGATGTTATGGCTAACCTAGGTTAAGGGCTAGTTATTAGCAGACTATATGTCATGGCTAACCTAGGTTAAGGGCTAGTTACTGACAGACTAGATGTCATGGCTAACCTAGGTTAAGGGCTAGTTACTAACAGACTAGATGTCATGGCTAACCTAGGTTAAGGGCTAGTTACTGACAGACTAGATGTCATGGCTAACCTAGGTTAAGGGCTAGTTACTGACAGACTAGATGTCATGGCTAACCTAGGTTAAGGGCTAGTTACTGACAGACTAGATGTCATGGCTAACCTAGGTTAAGGGCTAGTTACTGACAGACTAGATGTCATGGCTAACCTAGGTTAAGGGCTAGTTACTGACAGACTAGATGTCATGGCTAACCTAGGTTAAGGGCTAGTTACTGACAGACTAGATGTCATGGCTAACCTAGGTTAAGGGCTAGTTACTGACAGACTAGATGTCATGGCTAACCTAGGTTAAGGGCTAGTTACTGACAGACTAGATGTCATGGCTAACCTAGGTTAAGGGCTAGTTACTGACAGACTAGATGTCATGGCTAACCTAGGTTAAGGGCTAGTTACTAACAGACTAGATGTCATGGCTAACCTAGGTTAAGGGCTAGTTACTAACAGACTAGATGTCATGGCTAACCTAGGTTAAGGGCTAGTTACTAACAGACTAGATGTCATGGCTAACCAAGGTTAACCATAACACTAGTAATCATGTGTAACATCAAGTAACAtctagttaccatggttacttacCATGTAGTTTCCTTGCAACAAATCCATACCCTGCCCGATGGAGCCATTCTGCTTCTTGCTCCCCTTCTGAAACACCAATACCATCCACAGTGACACACTCACAACTCCAGCATTCCCAGATACAGTTAAGCATGAAAGAAAGGTGGAATACAGTTAAATAATCTTTCCATACAGCATAGTCTTAACACTGTTACTATCAGtaacaaaacacattttagagtgaatgagtgagtgagtgagtttagttttacgccgcactcagcaatattccagctatatggcggccgtctgtaaataatcgagtctggaccagacaatccagtgatcagcaacatgagcatcgatctgcgcaattgggaaccgatgacatgtgccaaccaagtcagcgagtctgaccacccgatcccgttagtcgcctcttaagacaagctgagtcgccttttatggcaagcatgggttgctgaaggcctattctaccctgggaccttcacggggtaCACATTTTAGACAAGGTTAAGAACATCAAAAATGGTTAAAGGAGAATACGAGTGAATTGCAATAATTCGGTGACTGAAAGATATAGTAATCATAAACATATTCAGAAATTTTCAACTTGAAAATTCGCATACTTTTGTTTTAATCGCGAAATCAGTTTCAGTGATTGTGAGCTCCGGCGATTATGCATATTTCGCGAGTGCTCACGTGACCTTTCCGCCCGTGACGTCATATGTGACTACAGTCCGCCATATTGCCAAAGATCAAGCGCTTAAGAAGTAAGAATCGTCTCGTGTCTGTCCTGTTTTTAAGTGGTACAATGGTGTACTGCGTCGCCTGGGGGTGTACTGCGTCATCAAATAATGGGAAGAACCAACATTTCTTCAGATTTCCAAGTGAAAAGACCGATTTAGACAGGAGAAAGGTTTGGATTCATAGGTGTCAACGTGGTGAGAAAAACTGGAAACCAAGCATAAATGCAGTTCTGTGTTCGGATCACTTTAACTGAATGATATATCATAATTATATTCCTTCCAGTAAACTACTTTGTCATTAAAGTAGGGGTAGTTTTTAAGACCTTACATTTACTGGTATGTATGAAGAGTTTAGCTACTTAGGTAAAATTAAGTAGTTGAAACAATACAGTAAATTGTTCATAAATATGATGATATTTAATGTTGTGCTTTTTATGAACATCTTGAGTGTTTTTTGTCTATCTTTTGCAGATCCTGAAAGATATCTTGAATGATGAACAAACCATTGAAACGAATCCACCGAATGCCTTTGATAGAGACAGAAATGAACCTTATGAAATAGAACACGTAAGGCAACATGAAGAGTTTCCAGGACAAGATTCTACATCAACTAATGACATACTCACTGGACCGTCTGCTTCATATGTGAACAAAAGTTCACATTTTGTCAACCAGAAAACTCAGACTATTTCGCCATGTCTCAGTGAAGAAATACATGAGAGAGCAGCATAAGGACAAGGAACATTACTTTGATGTATGGCATGTAACCAAAGGTAAGGAATTAAATAATAACATAGGTCATTTGTAATGAGGAAAGCAACtcaatatacataacatattttgTGTTCATCTGTTCATAATACAGATTATTGATGTACATCAATTACTATTTGCTGGCATTCAGATAAAAATGAGTTGGCTAATTGTAAATATGTGAAATCTGATGTGAACTGACTGCATATGAACACTGTTGTCTACCACTAAATTACATTTTACTTATTCCAATTGATGCCAGGAGTTGGGAAGAAATTGGAAGCAGCAGCCAAAAAGCCTGGATGTGCTGCAGTTCGTCCTTGGATCAAGTCAACTACAAACCATATGTACTGGGTAGCTGCTTCATGTAAAGATGATCCAGATTTGAAAGTGGACAAATGGCTGTCAGTGATAAATCATGTTGCTAACAAACATGAAGGACACTCGTCCAAGTTCAAGCAGTGTGAGCATGGACCCTTGACTGAGGAAAGGCTATGGTTGAAAGAAGGTTCGCCTTTTCAAATGTTTCTTAATATTATTAGCATTTCATACGTGACCAATGAACAAGTTCTTTTCATTATTTATACACAGTTAGGCATTAATTTACCGTTAGTATGCCAGACTACCATAAAGGTACACTTGACATTAACTATGACAACATAAATGAAGACATTATCAGTAGCAATTTTGTTTTTATAGGTTCTAAACCATACAAAGCTTTCATGGAGGTTGTCAGCAGTGGTTACCTGGTGAGAGATTTGCCAAACCTGTCTCCAGTGTATCAGACTTTTGCATTGGAGGTTTTTCACAGTGTGGTGAATCACTTTGCGCCGAAGAATACCCACTACTTTTATGCTGCAATGATGGCAAGGTGAGATATGCATAGAACCCCTCTGCAGACATTCATAATAATTGCTCCAATAATTTCTACAATATATACATTACAGATGCCACTAATAAGTGTGGAGTGTTCTTGATCTCAGCTGCAATGCTTGGTTTACACTTTGTAGAAGTGAGTTCAATAACCATAGCAGTGACATATATTTTTCACTTATCACGCCAactttaaatatttcagaatgttCCTTGCTGCTCTCCATTTCAATAAAAATGGAAACCGCGAACAAGCAACAGATCAGGTGGGCAATTCAAGATGGAAGATGATGTATCCCAAATCAAAGAAAGGAGAGGAAGCTGTAGTTAAACCTGTGAAACAACAAGTTACTTTCAGTAAGTCTAGAACTGCAGATTTTTCACATGCAAAATTAAGACtggtgtaacagtattgtttttgtttcatatcaTATTTCTGTTGAATTTTAACTCTCACTGTTGATGTAgtgctttttcaaaatgtgatctgctgccatacagctggaatattgctgagggcaggtaaaaactaaactcactttctcaGCATCCGATATGTTCCCTTGATCTTTTGCACCAAAATACATTTGTGCATGAGTACAGTGAAAATGAAGCCTGTGTTGTGTTGTCTATAGTTTTTAAATTGTTTGTATTATAATTATTAATTGCTATTTTGTATCATGCAGACTATGCGGAAGACCTGCAGCGGGCTGTAATAGAAAGAAGAAAAGCTTTGCCAAACTACACATCAGCGAGGAAAGATGCAGACAAGCAATTCCACAGTACACCTTTGCCACTTACCAAGAGCTTTAAACCCGTTGTTAAGAAAGACTTGGTCACCCAACAAAAGTCAAGATTCTTGATGCCGAAGTAGAGTATACTTGAGATAAGCCTTGCAACAGACTTCGAGACTCTGTCAGTTGCACTACTGTTGTAATTTTGAATGGAGCATCTGAGACCTTGTCGTTACTTGCTGTCTAGTTCCTTGGAGCATAGTATATCACATGTTTTACGAATACCTAAGGTGTAGTTTAGATAGAAAAAGATACCACTGGTCATCATAGATAGgtttatttacatgaaatatgaaatcagTCGTCAAATACACAAAATTAGTTCGGGATGTTTggaattttttttaattatgaatattgactcactgatgaaatatcaattgtaaaaatactaatatccctgacatattttgttcaGGAAATTCCTGCTTT includes the following:
- the LOC137277246 gene encoding uncharacterized protein — encoded protein: MVYCVAWGCTASSNNGKNQHFFRFPSEKTDLDRRKILKDILNDEQTIETNPPNAFDRDRNEPYEIEHVRKLRLFRHVSVKKYMREQHKDKEHYFDVWHVTKGVGKKLEAAAKKPGCAAVRPWIKSTTNHMYWVAASCKDDPDLKVDKWLSVINHVANKHEGHSSKFKQCEHGPLTEERLWLKEGSKPYKAFMEVVSSGYLVRDLPNLSPVYQTFALEVFHSVVNHFAPKNTHYFYAAMMARMFLAALHFNKNGNREQATDQVGNSRWKMMYPKSKKGEEAVVKPVKQQVTFNYAEDLQRAVIERRKALPNYTSARKDADKQFHSTPLPLTKSFKPVVKKDLVTQQKSRFLMPK